A DNA window from Bacteroides cellulosilyticus contains the following coding sequences:
- a CDS encoding lipopolysaccharide biosynthesis protein: MYKSLTDKTVKGVGWSFIDNIASSGVTFLVGLVLARLLTPAEYGIMAMIAIFIAISNSITDSGFSNALIRKIHIDRIDYNTVFYFNLLVSIVIYLLLFLASPAISSFFKEPILINVTRIIGWVVIINALAIIPRTIFVRNINFKTQTKISLISSVSSGIIGIGMALCNMGVWSLVGQQISRQLLNTLFLWIFCRWRPVWEFSIKSFRELFGFGSKLLLSGLLDTIYKNIYYIVIGRFYTSSQLGQFTRAEQFKTIFSSNLTTVVQRVSYPVLSSIQEEPERLREAYRKVIKTTMLVTFACMLGLAAVSKSLLLILIGEKWLPAVHFLQIICFSGMLYPLHAINLNILQVKGRSDLFLKLEILKKVIAIAPIIIGIFYGIEYMLYGSVCTSFIAYFLNSYYSADLINYSTKKQITDILPTFLVSLFTSAAMWSLSLLNLSAYIIFPCQLLLGVILIFLIYEKMHLSEYLEIKRLMIGIIKRK; this comes from the coding sequence GTGTATAAGTCTTTGACAGATAAAACCGTTAAGGGAGTCGGTTGGAGTTTTATTGATAATATAGCTAGTTCTGGTGTTACCTTTTTGGTTGGATTAGTTTTAGCTCGTTTGCTTACACCAGCAGAGTATGGTATAATGGCGATGATTGCTATATTTATTGCTATATCAAACTCTATTACTGATAGTGGCTTTTCTAATGCTCTGATTCGAAAAATCCATATAGATCGGATTGATTATAATACAGTCTTTTATTTTAACCTGTTGGTTAGTATTGTTATATATCTTCTTTTATTTTTGGCTTCTCCAGCTATTAGCTCTTTTTTTAAGGAGCCTATTTTGATAAATGTTACAAGGATAATTGGATGGGTGGTTATTATTAATGCATTAGCGATTATTCCTCGTACGATATTTGTTAGAAATATTAATTTTAAAACTCAGACTAAAATATCTTTAATCTCTTCTGTTTCTAGTGGCATAATTGGTATTGGAATGGCATTATGTAATATGGGAGTGTGGAGCTTAGTTGGGCAGCAAATATCTCGTCAGCTTTTGAATACTTTATTTTTGTGGATTTTCTGTAGATGGAGGCCTGTTTGGGAGTTTTCAATAAAAAGTTTTAGGGAGTTATTTGGTTTTGGTTCTAAATTATTGCTATCTGGATTACTTGATACAATATATAAAAATATTTATTATATAGTTATTGGGCGTTTTTATACTTCTAGTCAATTGGGGCAATTTACGCGTGCGGAACAGTTTAAAACAATCTTTTCCAGTAATTTGACAACCGTCGTTCAACGTGTTAGTTATCCAGTACTTAGTTCTATCCAAGAAGAGCCAGAACGTTTACGCGAAGCATATAGAAAGGTTATTAAAACTACAATGTTAGTAACATTTGCTTGTATGTTGGGACTCGCTGCTGTCTCCAAGTCACTATTGCTAATTTTGATAGGTGAGAAATGGTTACCTGCTGTTCACTTTTTACAGATTATTTGTTTTTCAGGCATGTTGTATCCTCTTCATGCTATAAATCTGAATATACTTCAGGTAAAAGGACGTTCAGATTTGTTCTTGAAATTAGAAATTCTGAAAAAAGTTATAGCAATTGCTCCTATTATTATTGGAATCTTTTATGGTATTGAATATATGCTTTATGGAAGTGTATGCACGTCTTTTATTGCTTATTTCTTGAATAGTTACTATTCAGCTGATTTAATTAATTATTCAACTAAAAAACAGATAACTGATATATTACCTACATTCTTAGTATCTCTCTTTACATCGGCAGCTATGTGGAGTCTTTCTCTTTTAAATCTCTCTGCTTATATAATTTTCCCCTGTCAATTATTATTGGGGGTAATTCTCATTTTTTTAATTTATGAAAAAATGCATTTGTCAGAGTATCTTGAAATAAAGCGGTTGATGATTGGAATAATAAAGCGAAAATAA
- a CDS encoding UpxZ family transcription anti-terminator antagonist, which translates to MNSNSSSLFSLAHDLLTYGLDGSPIYADQFTRLNRDVYERAIELYNIHGATAEEEAELCLGLLVAFAATIYDNGCKQEYIQSVLDRSWEVLPKLSASLLKVRLLTYCYGEFYDESLAKEAHEIINTWDKAGLSPEQAEIAEELKEFEENQYPFEEVEE; encoded by the coding sequence ATGAATTCTAATTCTTCATCATTATTTTCCTTAGCCCATGATCTTCTAACCTACGGGCTTGATGGAAGTCCCATTTATGCGGACCAATTTACACGTTTGAACCGTGATGTTTACGAACGGGCTATCGAACTTTACAACATTCATGGAGCTACGGCCGAAGAGGAGGCTGAACTTTGCCTTGGTTTGTTAGTGGCTTTCGCTGCAACGATTTATGATAATGGCTGCAAGCAGGAATATATTCAGAGTGTCCTGGATCGTAGCTGGGAGGTGCTTCCGAAGCTTTCTGCGTCATTGCTGAAGGTACGTTTGTTAACTTATTGTTATGGTGAGTTCTATGATGAGAGTTTAGCAAAGGAGGCTCATGAAATTATCAATACTTGGGATAAGGCAGGGTTGAGCCCGGAGCAGGCGGAGATTGCAGAGGAGTTGAAGGAGTTTGAGGAGAATCAGTATCCGTTTGAGGAGGTAGAAGAATAA
- a CDS encoding UpxY family transcription antiterminator — MTESTHSQLSTFNSQNLHWFAIRVSYSRELTLKSILDKENIESFIPMCYGMVMKGGKRVRRLVPAIHNLVFVHSTRKRIDALKDELEGTMPIRFIMNREHCRPVVIPDAQMRSFILVAGSHDEPILYMEAAELNLVKGQKVRITDGVFKGVIGEFVRIRHDRRVVVNIEGVMAVATTFIPPSLVEPLTVD, encoded by the coding sequence ATGACTGAAAGTACTCACTCTCAGCTTTCAACTTTCAACTCTCAAAATCTCCATTGGTTTGCTATTCGTGTCTCTTATAGTCGTGAACTGACTCTTAAGTCTATTCTTGATAAGGAGAACATAGAGAGCTTTATTCCTATGTGCTATGGAATGGTGATGAAAGGTGGTAAGCGTGTCCGTAGATTGGTGCCCGCCATACATAATCTTGTCTTCGTTCATTCTACGCGCAAGCGTATTGATGCTTTGAAGGACGAACTTGAGGGAACGATGCCTATACGTTTCATTATGAATCGTGAACATTGCCGTCCGGTAGTTATTCCTGATGCGCAGATGCGCAGTTTTATTCTGGTAGCGGGTAGTCATGATGAGCCAATTCTTTATATGGAAGCAGCCGAACTGAATTTGGTAAAAGGTCAGAAGGTTCGTATCACTGATGGTGTTTTCAAAGGTGTAATCGGTGAGTTTGTCCGTATTCGCCATGATCGCCGTGTGGTAGTCAATATTGAAGGTGTCATGGCTGTAGCTACTACTTTTATCCCGCCTTCGCTTGTTGAGCCGTTAACTGTTGATTGA
- a CDS encoding ISAs1 family transposase, whose product MAIFSICKQINDPRIDRKRVHSADAIVYISMAAVICGAESWYEVEDFGNAKIDFFRERLPGLESIPSHDTFNRFFSALNPEYFERIFRHWMFEICEKYEGVVAIDGKTIRGASKCSSSHPTGNRNFKLHMVSAWATANGISLGQLKVNEKHNEIVAIPLLLEALDLVKCIVTIDAMGCQTDIAKKIIEGGADYVLALKENHKNLYNTVKSWFDDLDDKNIDVNKAHYATRYGKYITEEESHGRHERRECFVYSCQALTGMFKEWKGLKAVVRISSQRTIKTTGETSVSHRFYITSLGLEPQKIAESIRAHWAIENNLHWQLDVSFNEDAGRKTGNAAQNVSLMNKIALMVIKKNERKGSVKGKRKAAGWDNELLCELLSMKYF is encoded by the coding sequence ATGGCAATATTTAGTATTTGTAAACAAATCAATGATCCTCGTATTGACAGAAAACGTGTACATTCTGCCGATGCTATCGTTTATATTTCAATGGCTGCTGTAATATGTGGTGCAGAATCCTGGTATGAAGTAGAAGATTTCGGCAATGCCAAGATTGACTTTTTCCGCGAACGGCTGCCCGGATTGGAATCTATCCCCAGTCACGATACCTTCAATCGTTTTTTCAGTGCTCTGAATCCTGAGTATTTCGAACGTATTTTTCGGCATTGGATGTTTGAAATCTGCGAGAAATATGAGGGTGTTGTAGCTATTGACGGCAAAACCATTCGTGGTGCCAGTAAATGTAGCTCATCTCACCCCACTGGTAATCGAAATTTTAAACTTCATATGGTTAGTGCTTGGGCTACAGCTAATGGCATCAGTCTTGGACAGCTGAAAGTTAATGAAAAACATAACGAGATCGTGGCTATCCCGTTGTTGTTAGAAGCCTTGGATTTAGTCAAGTGCATTGTAACCATTGATGCAATGGGGTGTCAAACGGATATTGCTAAAAAAATAATAGAGGGTGGAGCAGATTATGTCTTAGCTCTGAAAGAAAACCATAAGAATCTTTATAATACCGTCAAAAGTTGGTTTGATGATTTGGATGATAAAAATATCGATGTGAACAAAGCACATTATGCCACCAGATACGGCAAATATATAACAGAGGAAGAGTCTCATGGCAGACACGAACGCCGTGAATGTTTTGTGTACAGTTGCCAGGCTTTAACCGGAATGTTCAAAGAATGGAAGGGATTGAAGGCGGTTGTGAGAATATCTTCACAAAGAACAATCAAAACAACAGGCGAAACCTCTGTAAGCCATAGGTTTTATATCACCTCTTTAGGGCTGGAACCTCAAAAAATAGCAGAGTCTATACGGGCACATTGGGCTATTGAAAACAATTTGCATTGGCAGTTGGATGTCTCTTTTAATGAAGATGCAGGCAGAAAAACCGGAAATGCGGCACAAAACGTTTCACTTATGAATAAAATAGCACTGATGGTTATTAAGAAAAATGAAAGAAAAGGAAGCGTAAAAGGGAAAAGAAAGGCAGCAGGATGGGATAATGAACTACTTTGTGAACTTTTATCCATGAAATATTTTTAA
- a CDS encoding Tex family protein codes for MIQLFHRMISAALGISEKQIGHTLDLLEDGATIPFISRYRKEATGGLDEVQIEAIKTHYEKLNETAKRKETIINTINEQGKMTPELQKRIDETWDSTVLEDIYLPYKPKRRTRAEVARQKGLEPLATLLMLQREPNPEKRAEAYVKGEVKDAEDALKGARDIIAEQVSEDEQARNTVRFAFSRQAVITAKVVKGKETEADKYRDYFEFSKPLKKCTSHQLLAIRRAEAEGLLKVSISPDDEECVERLERRFVRSNNACGEQVAEAVQDAYKRLLKSSIETEFAAQSKEQADEEAIRVFVQNLRQLLLASPLGQKRVMGIDPGFRTGCKVICLDAQGNLLHNENIYPHAPVHKTAEAVSKIQKMVEAYQIEAIAVGNGTASRETEEFLKHQTFRQDIQVFVVSEQGASIYSASKIARDEFPEYDVTVRGAVSIARRLMDPLAELVKIDPKSIGVGQYQHDVDQTKLKKSLDLTVESCVNLVGVNLNTASSHLLTYISGLGPQLAQNIVNYRAENGAFTSRKQLMKVPRMGAKAFEQCAGFLRIPQAENPLDNTAVHPESYCIVEQMAKDLGCSVAELIASKELRLKIKPEKYLTPTVGMPTLKDILQELEKPGRDPRGPIKIFEFDKNVRTINDLREGMELPGIVGNITNFGAFVDIGIKENGLIHLSQLADRFVSDPNEIVSIHQHVRVKVLSVDMDRKRIALKLISE; via the coding sequence ATGATACAGTTATTCCATCGCATGATTTCCGCCGCCCTCGGCATTTCCGAGAAGCAAATCGGCCATACACTCGATTTATTGGAAGACGGAGCTACCATTCCCTTCATCAGTCGCTACCGCAAAGAAGCTACCGGCGGACTGGATGAAGTGCAAATTGAAGCCATCAAAACACACTATGAGAAGCTGAACGAAACAGCCAAACGGAAAGAGACCATCATCAACACCATCAACGAGCAGGGGAAAATGACTCCCGAACTGCAAAAACGTATTGATGAAACATGGGACAGCACCGTTCTTGAAGACATCTACCTACCTTATAAACCCAAACGCCGCACACGTGCGGAAGTAGCCCGCCAGAAAGGACTGGAACCACTGGCGACATTGCTGATGCTGCAACGGGAACCCAACCCCGAGAAACGTGCGGAAGCATACGTCAAAGGAGAAGTGAAAGATGCCGAAGACGCACTGAAAGGGGCACGGGACATCATTGCCGAACAGGTCAGTGAAGACGAACAGGCACGCAACACCGTGCGTTTTGCCTTCTCCCGGCAAGCCGTCATCACCGCCAAAGTAGTGAAAGGAAAAGAAACTGAAGCAGATAAATACCGGGATTATTTCGAATTCAGTAAACCACTGAAAAAATGTACCTCGCACCAGTTGCTCGCCATCCGTCGTGCCGAAGCCGAAGGTCTGCTGAAAGTCAGCATAAGTCCTGATGACGAGGAATGTGTAGAGCGTCTGGAACGCCGCTTTGTCCGTAGCAACAACGCTTGCGGAGAACAAGTGGCGGAGGCCGTACAGGATGCCTACAAACGCCTGTTGAAATCGTCCATCGAAACTGAGTTTGCCGCACAAAGTAAGGAGCAGGCCGATGAAGAAGCCATCCGGGTATTCGTCCAGAACCTGCGCCAGCTATTGCTCGCCTCCCCACTGGGGCAAAAACGGGTAATGGGCATTGATCCGGGCTTCCGTACAGGCTGCAAGGTAATATGCCTGGACGCACAAGGCAATCTGCTCCACAATGAGAACATCTATCCGCATGCTCCGGTGCACAAAACCGCAGAGGCTGTATCCAAAATACAAAAGATGGTGGAAGCTTATCAGATAGAAGCCATCGCCGTAGGCAACGGAACCGCAAGCCGTGAAACCGAAGAATTTCTGAAACACCAAACTTTCAGACAGGATATTCAGGTATTTGTGGTGAGCGAACAGGGTGCTTCGATTTATTCCGCATCCAAAATCGCCCGGGATGAGTTTCCCGAATACGATGTCACGGTACGTGGAGCCGTATCTATCGCCCGCCGCCTGATGGACCCATTGGCGGAATTAGTGAAAATAGATCCGAAGTCCATTGGCGTGGGACAATACCAGCATGATGTGGATCAGACGAAATTAAAAAAATCACTGGATCTGACCGTAGAAAGCTGCGTAAATCTGGTTGGTGTAAATCTGAATACGGCAAGTAGCCACCTGCTGACGTATATTTCCGGTCTAGGCCCTCAGCTGGCACAAAACATCGTGAACTATCGTGCGGAAAACGGTGCATTTACCTCCCGCAAGCAACTGATGAAAGTACCGCGTATGGGAGCCAAAGCATTTGAACAATGCGCCGGTTTCCTTCGTATTCCACAGGCTGAAAACCCCTTGGATAATACGGCCGTACACCCTGAGAGTTATTGCATCGTAGAGCAGATGGCAAAAGACCTGGGATGCAGCGTAGCAGAACTTATCGCCAGCAAGGAGCTCCGCCTGAAAATAAAGCCGGAGAAATACCTCACTCCTACCGTGGGTATGCCGACATTAAAAGATATTCTGCAAGAATTGGAAAAACCCGGACGCGACCCGAGAGGTCCGATAAAGATTTTCGAGTTCGACAAGAATGTACGCACCATCAACGACCTGCGCGAAGGCATGGAACTCCCCGGTATCGTAGGCAATATCACCAACTTTGGCGCATTTGTCGACATAGGTATCAAAGAGAATGGTCTGATCCATCTTTCGCAGCTGGCCGACCGTTTCGTTTCAGACCCGAATGAGATTGTCTCTATTCACCAGCATGTCCGGGTCAAGGTGCTGAGTGTGGATATGGACCGCAAGCGGATTGCCTTGAAGCTGATTTCAGAATAA